A window from Macaca fascicularis isolate 582-1 chromosome 20, T2T-MFA8v1.1 encodes these proteins:
- the ZG16 gene encoding zymogen granule membrane protein 16 — translation MLTVALLALLCASASANAIQARSSSYSGEYGGGGGKRFSHSGNQLDGPITALRVRVNNYYIVGLQVRYGKVWSDYVGGRSGDLEEIFLHPGESVIQVSGKYKRYLKKVVFATDKGRYLAFGKDSGTSFNAVPLHPNTVLRFISGRSGSVIDAIGLHWDVYPSICSSC, via the exons ATGTTGACAGTCGCTCTCCTAgcccttctctgtgcctcagcctctgccaaTGCCA TTCAGGCCAGGTCTTCCTCCTATAGTGGAGAGTATGGAGGTGGTGGCGGAAAGCGATTCTCTCATTCTGGCAACCAGTTGGACGGCCCCATCACCGCCCTCCGGGTCCGAGTCAACAACTACTACATCGTAGG TCTCCAGGTGCGCTATGGCAAAGTGTGGAGTGACTATGTGGGTGGCCGCAGTGGAGACCTGGAGGAGATCTTTCTGCACCCTGGGGAATCAGTGATCCAGGTTTCCGGGAAGTACAAGAGGTACCTGAAGAAGGTGGTCTTTGCGACAGACAAGGGCCGCTATCTGGCTTTTGGGAAAGACAGCGGCACAAGTTTCAATGCTGTCCCCTTGCACCCCAACACCGTGCTCCGCTTCATCAGTGGCCGGTCTGGTTCCGTCATTGATGCCATTGGCCTGCACTGGGATGTTTACCCCAGTATCTGCAGCAGCTGCTGA